TGCAGTCGTTCGAGCCGGGGGAGCGATGGTTCTGGGACTACGCAGCGAGCGCCTTCTTGCGTGGCCCGGCGCTCGCGCCGCCTGACAGCAGGCCGCTCGAGCAGGGTTCGCCTGCTCCACGGCACTTGGTGCCGAGTGATTGGCAGGAGAAGCTGCATCCGCCGGTCACCGGGGAGAACCCGCAGCACGGCTGACGTCGTCGTCGGTGCGCATAAGCGGTGGCGTCAATTTGCTTCACGGATGATCCCGCCATTGGCCGTTCATCCAGCTCCACGCGTTGCCACCGAGCAGAACGTCCTCTCTGCCCCTCGCAATGGGGGACAAGCTGCCGCCTGCGTTATCGATGCTGGTCGATACGT
The Diaminobutyricimonas sp. LJ205 genome window above contains:
- a CDS encoding UBP-type zinc finger domain-containing protein, giving the protein MAGETPAIDPDVPPSGDGCVECLATSGWWFHLRRCAQCGHVGCCESSPSQHASQHARELGHPIVQSFEPGERWFWDYAASAFLRGPALAPPDSRPLEQGSPAPRHLVPSDWQEKLHPPVTGENPQHG